A genomic window from Tolypothrix sp. PCC 7910 includes:
- a CDS encoding ATP-binding protein: MVTKIELRSISSDIKKTVPNYFRVNSSESAFSQEDIATDKATVMLIDDQLIIGEAVCQILSSDPKISFHYISDPTQAIQEAIALSPTVILLDLVMPEMDGLMLLRWFRSHPATRDIPIVMLSSKEEAKVKAEAFAAGANDYLIKLPDPVELIARIRYHSKAYNNLKALTTATINAQLQAQELEHTVKQLQTTQVQLVQTEKMSSLGRMVAGLAHEINNPINFMQGNFKYLDNHIQSLVDLIQAYQQEYPQFNAVIEEKSSDINLEFILEDLPKILTSMKIGSERISEMILSLRNFARLDQAGSKKVNIHEGIESTLLLLKHRIRQDIKIVKDYSNLPLIECYPAELNQVFMNVLNNAIDAVLEQHDKAQDKQIIIKTEITELATVKITITDNGIGIKPEIQAKIFDPFFTTKPVNKGTGLGLSISYQIIEEHQGKISLKSDLGHGTEFVIEIPVQLNQP; encoded by the coding sequence ATGGTCACGAAAATAGAATTACGATCAATATCTTCAGATATCAAAAAAACTGTACCGAATTATTTTCGAGTAAATAGTTCTGAATCTGCTTTTTCTCAGGAAGATATCGCTACAGATAAAGCCACGGTAATGTTAATTGACGATCAGCTAATTATTGGTGAAGCTGTTTGTCAAATTCTGTCTAGCGATCCCAAAATTTCATTTCACTATATAAGTGACCCCACACAAGCCATCCAAGAGGCGATCGCGCTTTCGCCTACAGTAATTTTACTGGATTTGGTAATGCCAGAAATGGATGGATTAATGTTGTTGCGTTGGTTTCGTTCCCATCCCGCAACACGCGATATTCCTATAGTCATGCTATCTAGTAAAGAAGAAGCAAAAGTAAAAGCAGAAGCCTTTGCTGCAGGGGCGAATGACTATCTAATTAAGTTGCCAGATCCAGTTGAGTTAATTGCTCGAATTCGTTACCATTCCAAGGCATACAATAATCTTAAGGCACTCACTACAGCAACTATTAACGCTCAATTACAAGCGCAGGAATTAGAACATACTGTCAAGCAATTACAAACAACCCAAGTGCAACTTGTGCAGACAGAAAAAATGTCTAGTTTGGGTCGCATGGTTGCAGGATTAGCTCACGAAATCAATAATCCTATAAATTTTATGCAAGGTAATTTCAAATACCTTGATAATCATATCCAATCTCTAGTAGACCTCATTCAAGCATATCAACAAGAATATCCCCAATTTAATGCTGTCATTGAAGAAAAATCTAGCGATATTAATTTAGAATTTATTCTTGAGGATTTACCAAAAATTCTCACATCAATGAAAATCGGGTCTGAGCGGATTAGCGAAATGATTTTATCATTGCGAAACTTTGCTCGCCTCGACCAAGCTGGTAGCAAGAAGGTGAATATTCATGAAGGCATTGAGAGTACCTTGTTACTTTTAAAACATCGCATCAGACAGGATATTAAAATTGTTAAGGATTACAGTAATCTCCCCTTAATTGAATGCTATCCTGCAGAATTAAATCAAGTATTCATGAATGTTCTAAATAATGCCATTGATGCAGTGTTAGAACAGCACGATAAAGCTCAAGATAAACAAATTATCATAAAAACCGAAATTACAGAGTTAGCAACCGTTAAAATTACGATTACTGATAACGGTATTGGCATTAAACCAGAAATTCAAGCTAAAATTTTTGATCCATTTTTTACCACTAAACCAGTAAACAAAGGAACTGGATTAGGATTATCAATTAGCTATCAAATAATTGAGGAACATCAAGGAAAAATTAGTTTAAAATCAGACCTAGGTCACGGAACAGAATTTGTGATTGAGATTCCTGTACAGTTAAATCAACCATAA
- a CDS encoding chemotaxis response regulator protein-glutamate methylesterase, producing MRIAIVNDMVMAVEVLRRTIAKIPDYDVAWIAYDGVEAINKCAADTPDLILMDVLMPNMDGVEATKHIMKRSPCAIIMVTASVSRYAGKVFEAMSYGALDAINTPTEGSTGLLKKISIIAKLIDKSPRPRIVNKPNNLPSLIAIGASTGGPQALTKILSQFPPDFPGVIVVIQHLDAQFTANFAAWLNEQTSLSVQIAHPGTSVQPGKVLLAGRNHHLVMRPNLTFEYEEEPLDCYYHPSIDVFFKSAAKNWAGNGIGVLLTGMGRDGAQGLKMMRDAGWHTIAQDSRTSIVYGMPKAAAELNAAVEILPVDAIASACTKSLSAG from the coding sequence ATGAGAATCGCCATTGTTAACGATATGGTAATGGCTGTAGAAGTTCTACGCCGTACCATCGCCAAAATACCAGATTATGATGTTGCCTGGATTGCTTACGACGGTGTAGAAGCTATCAATAAATGTGCAGCTGATACTCCTGACTTAATTTTAATGGATGTGCTAATGCCAAATATGGATGGAGTGGAAGCCACCAAGCACATCATGAAGCGATCGCCTTGTGCAATTATCATGGTGACTGCTAGTGTTAGCCGTTACGCTGGTAAAGTTTTTGAAGCAATGTCTTATGGCGCTTTAGATGCTATTAATACGCCTACGGAAGGTAGTACAGGACTGCTGAAAAAAATCTCTATTATCGCCAAACTAATTGATAAATCTCCCCGTCCAAGAATAGTCAATAAACCTAATAATTTACCATCATTAATTGCCATTGGTGCTTCTACAGGCGGGCCGCAAGCTTTAACTAAAATTCTCTCGCAATTTCCTCCAGATTTTCCAGGTGTAATAGTTGTGATTCAACATTTAGATGCTCAATTTACTGCCAATTTTGCAGCTTGGTTAAACGAGCAAACTTCCTTATCTGTGCAAATAGCTCATCCTGGTACTTCTGTGCAACCGGGGAAAGTTTTACTAGCTGGTAGGAATCATCATCTTGTCATGCGTCCCAACCTAACTTTTGAGTATGAAGAAGAACCCTTAGATTGCTACTACCATCCCTCAATTGATGTCTTTTTTAAAAGTGCAGCTAAAAACTGGGCTGGAAATGGTATTGGAGTCCTACTCACAGGTATGGGTAGAGATGGCGCTCAAGGTTTAAAAATGATGCGAGATGCTGGATGGCATACCATTGCCCAAGATAGCAGAACTTCGATTGTTTACGGTATGCCCAAAGCCGCAGCAGAATTAAATGCTGCTGTAGAGATTTTACCAGTCGATGCGATCGCCTCAGCTTGTACAAAATCTTTATCTGCTGGCTAA
- a CDS encoding hybrid sensor histidine kinase/response regulator: protein MTKQTDYSHFSMLDLFSMEVKTQVAILNDRLLALENQSHHHEDLAALMRAAHSIKGAARIVQLNSVVTLAHAMEDCFVAAQAGEIKLNATNIDVLLAAVDMLLHIGETCEGNPNPQLPDEASIQALVSAIANIGNSQPVSQAIPIEIPPPQPAAESPWVVPSSQVFNTEEKPETIQNRVVRVGAENLNSLMGLAGESLVEAKWLEGFADSLLKLKTSHTHLSGLLEGLQELLSKQRSGHLIERQIQEKMSAVSQTASECRQLLGDRHNEIELFCQRSTNLSDRLYRQVIATHMSPFGEAGQGFPRMVRDMSRQLGKRIQLEITGKSTLVDRDILERLEGPLTHLLRNAIDHGIETPQERLAVGKPETGTIRIEVVHRAGMLLITVSDDGRGIDLEFLRQEIVRKNLTAAEMATKLTEAELMEFLFLPGFSTAKTVTEISGRGVGLDIVHSAVREVGGNLRAASNLGLGMTFYLQLPLTLSVLRTLVVEIANEPYAFGLARIDQLIMIPRSAIVVSENQPFFMLNEQAIALISAHQVLELPAQVQNPELLPVVIISDRLNRYGVVVDRFIGECSLVVRPLDPRLGKVPNISAAALLDDGSPVLIIDIEDLVRSIAKVLSSGQISQVNHTTQKAVVKNYKHVLVVDDSITVREMERKLLENKGYKVEVAVNGMDGWNAIRSSDYDLIITDIDMPRMNGFELTSQIKSHEKLKHTPVIIVSYKDREEDRIHGLEAGANYYLTKSSFHDDTLLKAVLDLIGEP, encoded by the coding sequence ATGACAAAACAAACCGATTATAGTCATTTTTCTATGCTGGATTTATTCAGCATGGAAGTAAAAACCCAGGTTGCTATTTTAAACGATCGCCTCTTAGCACTAGAAAATCAATCCCATCACCACGAAGACTTAGCAGCTTTGATGCGCGCTGCTCATTCTATTAAAGGTGCGGCGCGGATTGTGCAACTTAATTCTGTTGTTACCCTAGCTCATGCGATGGAAGATTGCTTTGTCGCAGCGCAGGCGGGAGAAATTAAGTTAAATGCAACTAATATTGATGTGCTGCTAGCGGCTGTAGATATGCTGCTACATATAGGTGAAACTTGCGAAGGTAACCCTAACCCACAATTACCAGATGAAGCTAGTATTCAAGCTTTAGTAAGTGCGATCGCAAATATTGGCAATTCCCAGCCTGTTAGTCAAGCTATACCTATAGAAATTCCACCACCACAGCCAGCAGCAGAATCTCCTTGGGTTGTACCGTCATCTCAGGTTTTTAATACAGAGGAAAAACCTGAAACCATACAAAACCGAGTTGTGCGGGTAGGTGCAGAAAATCTCAACTCCTTGATGGGTTTAGCTGGAGAATCCTTAGTTGAGGCCAAGTGGTTGGAAGGTTTTGCCGATTCTCTACTGAAACTCAAAACTAGTCATACCCACTTATCCGGCTTATTAGAAGGGTTACAAGAGTTATTAAGTAAACAGCGTTCTGGGCATTTAATAGAACGCCAGATTCAAGAAAAAATGAGTGCGGTATCGCAAACAGCTAGTGAATGCCGTCAACTATTAGGCGATCGCCACAATGAAATAGAATTATTTTGTCAGCGTTCTACTAATTTAAGCGATCGCTTATATCGCCAAGTTATCGCTACTCACATGAGTCCCTTTGGCGAAGCTGGACAAGGTTTTCCGCGCATGGTGCGGGATATGTCCAGACAATTAGGGAAACGTATTCAATTAGAAATTACTGGGAAGTCCACGCTGGTAGACAGAGATATTCTCGAACGTCTGGAAGGGCCTTTAACTCATCTTCTCCGTAACGCTATAGATCACGGTATTGAAACACCCCAAGAACGTTTAGCAGTAGGGAAGCCAGAAACCGGCACAATTCGCATAGAAGTTGTCCACCGTGCTGGAATGCTGTTAATTACGGTTTCTGATGATGGGCGAGGAATAGATTTAGAATTTTTACGCCAGGAGATTGTGAGAAAAAACCTCACTGCTGCAGAAATGGCAACAAAACTCACTGAAGCTGAGTTGATGGAGTTTCTATTTTTACCTGGATTTTCTACAGCCAAAACAGTCACAGAAATTTCTGGGCGAGGTGTGGGATTAGATATAGTACATAGTGCAGTCCGGGAAGTTGGCGGTAATTTGCGGGCTGCTTCTAATTTAGGCTTAGGTATGACATTTTACCTACAGCTACCCCTAACCCTGTCGGTACTGCGAACTCTTGTAGTAGAAATTGCCAATGAACCCTACGCCTTTGGTTTAGCACGTATCGATCAGTTAATCATGATTCCCAGATCAGCAATTGTGGTATCTGAGAATCAGCCGTTTTTTATGCTCAATGAGCAAGCGATCGCCTTAATCTCAGCCCATCAAGTTTTAGAATTACCAGCACAGGTACAAAATCCCGAATTACTCCCAGTCGTCATTATTAGCGATCGCCTCAATCGCTATGGTGTAGTAGTTGACCGATTTATTGGCGAGTGCAGTTTAGTTGTGCGACCCCTCGACCCCCGTCTGGGTAAAGTTCCCAATATCAGCGCCGCCGCCTTACTCGATGATGGTTCGCCAGTATTAATTATTGATATTGAAGATTTAGTTCGTTCCATCGCCAAAGTGCTTTCTAGCGGACAAATTAGCCAGGTAAATCACACTACTCAAAAAGCAGTCGTCAAAAACTACAAACACGTGCTGGTAGTAGATGATTCGATTACAGTCCGCGAAATGGAACGCAAACTGTTAGAAAACAAAGGTTATAAAGTCGAAGTAGCAGTTAATGGTATGGATGGATGGAACGCCATTCGTAGCAGCGATTATGATTTGATTATTACAGATATTGATATGCCCAGAATGAATGGTTTTGAACTCACCAGCCAAATCAAAAGCCATGAAAAATTAAAGCATACACCTGTAATTATCGTTTCCTACAAAGACCGAGAAGAAGATAGAATTCATGGCTTAGAAGCAGGCGCAAACTACTATCTCACAAAGAGTAGCTTCCATGACGATACCTTGCTCAAAGCCGTACTAGACCTAATTGGCGAACCCTGA
- a CDS encoding chemotaxis protein CheW, translating into MNNCYNLVGIAGDRSCPELPNFIHCRNCPVYSNIGRQLLERTIPENYRHERTELFSQERVDAKTLTIAETVTVVIFRLQGEWLALSTQVFKESISPTLIHTLPHRSNQILRGLVNIRGELQLCISLTHLLSLETANTPIATLSPVVYPRMAVVEKAGSVWVFSVDELYGIRRFQQRELRDTPNSITAATHHFTKGFFYWREKSLGYLDEELLFTTLDRKVYR; encoded by the coding sequence ATGAATAATTGTTATAATCTCGTAGGTATTGCTGGCGATCGCTCTTGTCCAGAGTTACCTAATTTTATTCATTGTCGTAACTGCCCGGTTTATTCAAATATTGGTCGTCAGTTACTAGAGCGCACTATACCGGAAAATTATCGCCATGAGCGAACTGAGCTATTTTCTCAGGAACGGGTAGATGCTAAAACTTTAACTATTGCAGAAACTGTGACAGTCGTTATCTTTCGTTTGCAAGGTGAATGGCTGGCCCTGTCTACGCAAGTTTTTAAAGAAAGTATATCGCCGACTTTGATTCATACATTACCCCATCGGAGTAATCAAATATTACGAGGATTGGTCAATATTCGCGGCGAATTACAATTATGTATCTCGTTAACTCATTTGCTGAGTTTGGAAACTGCTAATACCCCAATTGCAACTTTGAGTCCTGTTGTATATCCACGCATGGCGGTAGTGGAAAAAGCAGGTAGTGTGTGGGTGTTTTCTGTAGATGAACTTTACGGAATTCGGCGATTTCAGCAACGTGAATTACGAGATACGCCAAATAGTATAACAGCAGCAACTCACCACTTTACTAAAGGTTTTTTCTATTGGCGTGAGAAGAGTCTCGGCTATTTGGATGAGGAATTATTATTTACCACCTTGGACAGAAAGGTGTATCGATGA
- a CDS encoding methyl-accepting chemotaxis protein: MQQGLKLNQFIVAGCGLIVILASVTTYITKRTNQELVANANTVSKSFALKANLKGLEKILVDSETGQRGFIITKQEEYLEPFYQAKEQLNIVLNELSQEFKSDSSKSVIFNKILDLSKEKIKISEITIQMKRNSKEKELLNFFYEDKGKKIMDQIRQEIDKMLKVEDENLKEQQKQVNQLQNFSDVVIVGSLICIIITVIAVCLAIILIPGRALSRSLQNAFTLAEKVSTGDLTVEVESNSTDVIGKLMSTLKDMAQNLSNLIRQVQQSGIQATSSATQIAASGKQLEATLTEQVASTNQVAAAAKEISATSRELVKTMEEVAAMSQSTTIAATDSQKDLLRMEATMRQLAEATNSIAARLGVISEKANNINNIVFTITKVADQTNLLSLNAAIEAEKAGEYGLGFSVVAREIRRLADQTAVATLDIEQMVKQMQSSVSTGVMEMDKFATEVGRTVEDVASISTQVGQIIEQVQDLSPRFEVVSQGMETQSQGAQQISEAMTQLSSTSAQTAGSLREINNTISQLNQVAQGLRQEISRFKVRAIS; this comes from the coding sequence ATGCAACAAGGCTTAAAACTTAATCAATTTATAGTAGCTGGCTGTGGGCTAATCGTTATCTTAGCTAGTGTGACAACATATATTACAAAAAGAACCAATCAAGAATTAGTAGCTAATGCAAATACAGTTAGCAAAAGCTTCGCTTTAAAAGCAAATTTAAAAGGACTGGAAAAAATCTTAGTAGATTCAGAAACCGGACAAAGAGGATTTATTATTACGAAGCAGGAAGAATATTTAGAACCATTTTATCAAGCAAAAGAACAACTAAATATTGTGTTAAATGAACTGAGCCAAGAATTTAAATCTGATAGCTCAAAAAGTGTGATATTTAATAAAATTTTAGATTTATCTAAAGAAAAAATTAAAATATCAGAAATAACGATTCAAATGAAAAGAAATAGCAAAGAAAAAGAGTTGCTGAATTTTTTCTATGAGGATAAAGGTAAAAAAATCATGGATCAAATTAGGCAAGAAATTGATAAAATGCTGAAAGTAGAAGATGAAAATTTAAAAGAACAGCAAAAGCAAGTTAATCAACTACAAAATTTTTCTGATGTAGTGATTGTAGGTAGTTTAATATGTATTATCATAACGGTAATAGCAGTTTGCCTAGCTATCATTCTGATACCTGGTAGGGCTTTGAGCCGTTCTTTACAAAATGCTTTTACTTTAGCAGAAAAGGTTTCTACTGGTGATTTGACAGTTGAGGTGGAATCCAATTCAACTGATGTCATTGGTAAGCTCATGTCTACTTTAAAAGATATGGCACAAAACCTCAGCAATCTTATTCGCCAAGTACAACAATCTGGTATTCAAGCAACTTCTTCAGCAACACAGATAGCAGCATCAGGTAAACAATTAGAAGCCACATTAACAGAGCAAGTAGCATCAACAAATCAGGTAGCAGCGGCGGCGAAAGAAATTTCCGCGACTTCTAGAGAACTTGTAAAAACAATGGAAGAAGTAGCGGCTATGTCGCAAAGTACAACAATAGCTGCAACTGATAGTCAAAAAGATTTGTTGCGAATGGAAGCAACCATGCGTCAACTAGCAGAGGCGACTAATTCTATTGCAGCGAGGTTAGGAGTAATTAGTGAGAAAGCTAACAATATTAATAATATTGTGTTCACAATTACTAAAGTGGCAGACCAAACAAATTTGCTGTCATTAAATGCTGCTATTGAAGCCGAAAAAGCTGGGGAATATGGCTTAGGTTTTTCTGTTGTTGCTAGAGAAATTCGCCGTTTAGCCGACCAAACTGCAGTTGCTACCCTTGATATTGAACAGATGGTTAAACAAATGCAATCTTCCGTTTCTACAGGCGTGATGGAAATGGATAAGTTTGCCACAGAAGTCGGACGCACTGTGGAAGATGTCGCTAGTATCAGCACTCAGGTAGGACAAATTATTGAGCAAGTGCAGGATTTGTCACCAAGGTTTGAAGTTGTCAGTCAAGGGATGGAAACTCAATCTCAAGGAGCGCAACAAATTAGTGAGGCGATGACACAATTAAGCAGTACTTCTGCTCAAACTGCTGGTTCTTTGAGGGAAATTAATAATACGATTTCTCAACTTAACCAAGTTGCTCAAGGTTTACGTCAAGAAATATCTCGCTTTAAAGTTAGGGCAATTAGTTAA
- a CDS encoding protein-glutamate O-methyltransferase CheR, with the protein MTYSDGEALLRRRIGLDANSIGSASIARAIEQRMADGQIAEIASYLERLQESTTEWEALIDTVIVPETWFFRERESFNFLQKYIQSEWLINQSKRVLRILSVPCSTGEEPYSIAIALLEAGLNPANFHIDAIDISKKCLLKAQRGIYDKYSFRGNSLSFQERYFQPTEAGYQLSEQVRNLVHFRQGNLADTDFLLGTASYDVVFCRNLLIYFEPSTKERTIRTLERLLIQDGLLFVGHAETGLLLNSRFTLVPHSLAFAYRKTNVSRSVAKSSSGDRKKHHPIPSKQRISHHRQPQQPPIPQQNLLDAARTLADQGALQQACQLCQDYLHKNLASVEGYVLLGQVQQAMGENEQAAASFHKAIYLQPNHEEALIHLALLREHQGDMVNAELLWQRIHRLHNQQSR; encoded by the coding sequence ATGACCTATTCTGATGGCGAAGCTTTACTGAGAAGAAGAATTGGTTTAGATGCAAACTCAATAGGTTCAGCTAGTATTGCTAGAGCTATTGAGCAGAGAATGGCGGATGGCCAAATTGCAGAAATAGCCTCATACTTGGAGCGATTGCAGGAATCCACAACAGAATGGGAAGCATTAATTGATACTGTAATTGTTCCAGAAACTTGGTTTTTTCGGGAGCGGGAATCTTTTAATTTTTTACAAAAATATATTCAATCTGAGTGGTTGATAAATCAGTCTAAAAGAGTATTACGGATTTTAAGCGTGCCGTGTTCTACTGGTGAAGAGCCTTATTCAATTGCGATCGCACTTTTGGAGGCTGGTTTAAATCCGGCTAATTTTCACATTGATGCGATTGATATCAGTAAAAAATGCTTGTTAAAGGCTCAAAGAGGCATTTACGATAAATATTCCTTTCGCGGCAATAGTTTATCTTTCCAAGAACGTTATTTTCAACCAACTGAGGCGGGATATCAGCTATCTGAACAGGTAAGAAATTTAGTGCATTTTCGCCAAGGTAATTTAGCTGATACCGATTTTCTGCTGGGTACAGCATCCTATGATGTTGTGTTTTGCCGGAATTTGTTGATTTATTTTGAACCCAGTACCAAAGAACGTACTATCCGCACTTTGGAACGGTTACTAATTCAGGATGGTTTATTGTTTGTTGGTCATGCGGAAACAGGTTTGTTACTGAATTCGCGCTTTACCTTGGTTCCTCATTCTTTGGCTTTTGCCTATCGTAAAACGAATGTGTCTCGTTCTGTAGCCAAAAGTAGCTCAGGCGATCGCAAAAAGCATCATCCCATTCCCAGCAAACAGCGTATTTCTCACCATCGCCAACCGCAACAACCACCAATTCCCCAGCAAAACTTGCTAGATGCTGCCAGAACTTTAGCTGACCAAGGTGCTTTGCAGCAAGCCTGTCAACTTTGCCAAGACTACCTCCACAAAAATTTGGCTAGTGTCGAAGGCTATGTACTGCTTGGTCAAGTGCAACAAGCAATGGGTGAAAATGAACAAGCCGCAGCATCTTTTCATAAAGCAATTTATCTGCAACCAAATCACGAAGAAGCATTAATTCATTTAGCTTTATTGCGAGAACATCAAGGAGATATGGTTAATGCTGAGCTGCTTTGGCAACGCATTCACCGACTCCATAATCAGCAATCAAGATGA
- a CDS encoding chemotaxis protein CheW: MLMLLFYLNNERYAIASQQVVEVLPLVTLKTLPHTPEHLAGVFNYRGQIVPVLDLCQLIQGKPCCEHLSSRIILVNYWRGDTAQSSSKSAFVGLMAERVVETLHQSEIQLVDTNIHIGATPYLGKMIVDEQGMIQCLQIEHLLSEAEQVYLLPAS; encoded by the coding sequence ATGTTAATGTTACTCTTCTACTTAAATAATGAGCGTTACGCTATAGCGAGTCAACAGGTTGTAGAAGTTTTACCACTTGTCACCCTCAAAACCCTTCCTCACACACCTGAGCATTTAGCTGGTGTGTTTAACTATCGAGGGCAGATTGTTCCTGTGCTAGATTTATGCCAGTTGATACAAGGTAAACCTTGCTGTGAACACTTGAGTTCTCGTATTATTCTGGTGAATTATTGGCGAGGAGATACTGCACAGTCTTCTTCAAAGTCGGCTTTTGTAGGTTTGATGGCAGAACGAGTTGTAGAAACGTTGCACCAATCAGAAATACAGTTAGTTGATACCAATATCCACATAGGTGCTACTCCTTATCTAGGTAAGATGATTGTAGATGAGCAAGGCATGATTCAATGTTTGCAGATTGAACATTTGTTGTCAGAAGCAGAACAAGTTTATCTTTTGCCAGCTAGCTAA